One genomic window of Chelonoidis abingdonii isolate Lonesome George chromosome 5, CheloAbing_2.0, whole genome shotgun sequence includes the following:
- the GNPDA2 gene encoding glucosamine-6-phosphate deaminase 2, which produces MRLVILDDYDLASEWAAKYICNRIIQFKPSQGRYFTLGLPTGSTPFGCYKKLIEYHKNGDLSFKYVKTFNMDEYVGLPRNHPESYHSYMWNNFFKHIDIDPNNAHILDGNALDLQAECDAFEKKIEEAGGIDLFVGGIGPDGHIAFNEPGSSLASRTRLKTLAMDTILANAKYFDGDLSKVPTMALTVGVGTVMDAREVMILITGAHKAFALYKAIEEGVNHMWTVSAFQQHPRTIFVCDEDATLELRVKTVKYFKGLMHVHNKLVDPLYSMKEEN; this is translated from the exons ATGAGACTGGTAATTCTTGATGACTATGATTTGGCAAGTGAATGGGCAGCAAAGTACATTTGTAATCGTATTATCCAATTCAAACCAAGTCAGGGAAGATATTTTACGCTTGGCTTACCAACAG GGAGCACACCTTTCGGATGCTACAAAAAACTGATAGAATATCACAAGAATGGAGATCTTTCTTTTAAATATGTAAAGACTTTCAATATGGATGAATATGTAG GGCTTCCAAGAAATCATCCAGAGAGTTACCATTCTTATATGTGGAACAATTTCTTTAAGCATATTGACATAGATCCTAATAATGCTCACATCCTTGACGGGAATGCTCTAGACCTACAGGCAGAGTGtgatgcatttgaaaaaaaaattgaagaagcTGGGGGAATTGATCTGTTTGTTGGAG GCATTGGTCCAGATGGCCACATTGCTTTCAATGAACCAGGATCAAGTTTGGCTTCAAGAACAAGGTTAAAGACTTTAGCAATGGATACCATTTTGGCAAATGCTAAATACTTTGATGGAGACTTATCTAAAGTGCCAACTATGGCACTAACTGTTGGTGTCGGTACAGTGATGGATGCTAGAGAA GTTATGATTCTCATAACAGGTGCCCATAAAGCTTTTGCTTTGTACAAGGCAATTGAAGAGGGGGTCAATCATATGTGGACAGTTTCTGCTTTCCAGCAGCACCCTCGCACTATCTTCGTATGTGATGAAGATGCTACTTTAGAACTAAGAGTTAAAACTGTGAAATACTTCAAAG GTTTAATGCATGTTCACAATAAACTTGTGGACCCGCTGTACAGTatgaaagaagaaaactga